One Shumkonia mesophila genomic window carries:
- a CDS encoding sugar phosphate nucleotidyltransferase, whose amino-acid sequence MNTALRQTFAIVMAGGRGSRLKQLTDYRAKPAVPFAGKFRIV is encoded by the coding sequence GAACACCGCCCTGCGCCAGACCTTCGCCATCGTGATGGCCGGGGGGCGGGGCAGCCGGCTCAAGCAGCTGACCGATTACCGGGCCAAGCCGGCGGTCCCCTTCGCCGGAAAATTCCGCATCGT